GTTTCTAAATAGGGTATTTCATTGATGGTGGGCAACTCTCGATTTTGTACATAAGATGCGATCGCCCTTCCCGTTTTTCTACCATATACCACACACTCCAAAAGCGAATTACTACCCAAACGGTTGGCACCATGTACCGATACACAGGCACATTCCCCCGCCGCAAAAAAGCCCTCCACGAGGGTATTTCCATCCTGACGCACTCGCCCATCAGTATTAACAGGTATTCCCCCCATACAATAATGGGCAGTGGGGCGCACGGGCATGGGCTCATGCACCGCATCAATGCCCACCAACCGATGGGCTTCCTCCCAACAAAAAGGCACACGACTCATGATCTTTTCCTTGCCCATGTGAGTCAAATCGAGATGAATATAAGGCCCTCCTGCACTGCCATCGCTATGGATACCCCTACCGGCCCGAATCTCTTTCACAATTGCCCTAGAAGTGATGTCACGGGGTGCTAATTCCATCTGATTGGGGGCATACCTTGTCATAAATCTTTCCCCCTCACTGTTGCGTAAATAAGCCCCTTCTCCCCTCACGGCTTCCGAGATTAAAACCCCCACAGGATATAAGCCCGTAGGATGAAATTGGACAAATTCCATATCCTCTAACGGCAACTGGGCGATCGCACACATCCCCAAACCATCCCCCGTCGAAGCATAATCATTAGACGTAGTATTAAAAACCCGACCATAACCCCCCGTCGCAAACATCACAGCCTTTGCCCTAGCCACCTGCACATTACCATCATCAATATTAAACATCACCACCCCCTTAGCCTCCCGTTGCCCGTTTTCAGAAGCCTTCTCCTCCAAAATCAAATCCATCACATACCACTCATCATATATCTGCACCCCACAACGCCGTAAATTATTCACCAACTCATGTAAAATAGCATGACCAGTTTTATCCGCCGCATAACAAGTGCGCTTATGAGAATGTCCCCCGAAAGCCCGTTGGGCAATCTTGCCATCCTGCAAACGGGAAAATAACACCCCCAAATGTTCCAACTCAATAATTACCTCTGGCGCTTCCTTAGTCAAATATG
The sequence above is a segment of the Cyanobacterium stanieri PCC 7202 genome. Coding sequences within it:
- a CDS encoding succinate dehydrogenase subunit A (PFAM: domain; FAD binding domain~TIGRFAM: succinate dehydrogenase or fumarate reductase, flavoprotein subunitGram-negative/mitochondrial subgroup~COGs: COG1053 Succinate dehydrogenase/fumarate reductase flavoprotein subunit~InterPro IPR014006:IPR003953:IPR004112:IPR003952~KEGG: cyc:PCC7424_1687 succinate dehydrogenase flavoprotein subunit~PFAM: fumarate reductase/succinate dehydrogenase flavoprotein domain protein~SPTR: Succinate dehydrogenase or fumarate reductase, flavoprotein subunit;~TIGRFAM: succinate dehydrogenase or fumarate reductase, flavoprotein subunit) — protein: MLQHDVIIVGGGLAGCRAALEIKKQNQDIDVALVAKTHPIRSHSVAAQGGIAATLKNVDPDDDWKAHAFDTVKGSDYLADQDAVAYLTKEAPEVIIELEHLGVLFSRLQDGKIAQRAFGGHSHKRTCYAADKTGHAILHELVNNLRRCGVQIYDEWYVMDLILEEKASENGQREAKGVVMFNIDDGNVQVARAKAVMFATGGYGRVFNTTSNDYASTGDGLGMCAIAQLPLEDMEFVQFHPTGLYPVGVLISEAVRGEGAYLRNSEGERFMTRYAPNQMELAPRDITSRAIVKEIRAGRGIHSDGSAGGPYIHLDLTHMGKEKIMSRVPFCWEEAHRLVGIDAVHEPMPVRPTAHYCMGGIPVNTDGRVRQDGNTLVEGFFAAGECACVSVHGANRLGSNSLLECVVYGRKTGRAIASYVQNRELPTINEIPYLETAQARIDCLLNQRGNMRINDLRQKFQDCMSEHCGVFRRQEVMQEGLDKIQELKSLYNQIFLDDKSIYWNTELIEALELKNIMVVGEMILTSAIRRQESRGAHSREDFPQRDDQKFLQHTLAYHHPEGVKIDYMPVVINMFEPKERKY